A window of the Desulfovibrio sp. TomC genome harbors these coding sequences:
- the zwf gene encoding glucose-6-phosphate dehydrogenase — MTDVTDPAQAEVVLGRTTATAEAACRFEQVGDPFIIVIFGATGDLTARMLVPALVALCAGGHLPENFAVVGASRTDLNDDSFRERMRQAAVEFGSLPPGLWETLAPRLSYLQVHYDAPASFAALSTYLDQLAAAKTLGGNRMFYLAVPPTAYESIAINLANAGLAEETNGYARLVIEKPFGHDLHTAQVLEEALHTRFSEHQIFRIDHYLAKETVQNILMLRFANAIFEPLWNRRYVDYVSILAAESIGVEHRASYYDHFGVLRDMFQNHMMQLLSLCAIEPPSLFEADLVRDEKTKVFRALRPFSHNDLTNNCVLGQYASGLCGDARAPAYLDEAGVPGDSATPTFAAMRVHLDNWRWQGVPFYLISGKRLAEKRTEIAVQFKPVPYSMFRELFGDHIQANRLILRIQPDEQVSLTFQAKAPGPMCLRSVTMNFNYYQGYQGPALTAYAKVLLDCMLGDQTLFWRQDGVELCWRFLTPLLDAPAADRLFLYKSGTWGPQEAGKYLTAHGLTS, encoded by the coding sequence ATGACTGATGTCACGGACCCGGCCCAGGCCGAAGTGGTCCTGGGGCGCACCACGGCCACGGCCGAGGCCGCCTGCCGCTTCGAGCAAGTGGGCGACCCGTTTATCATCGTCATTTTCGGGGCCACCGGCGACCTGACCGCCCGGATGCTCGTTCCGGCCCTGGTCGCCCTGTGCGCCGGCGGGCATCTGCCCGAAAACTTCGCCGTGGTCGGGGCCAGCCGCACCGACTTAAACGACGATTCCTTCCGGGAACGGATGCGTCAGGCCGCAGTCGAATTCGGCTCCCTGCCCCCGGGACTGTGGGAGACCCTGGCCCCGCGCCTGAGCTATCTCCAGGTCCACTACGACGCCCCGGCCTCGTTTGCCGCCCTGTCGACCTACCTCGACCAGTTGGCCGCCGCCAAAACCCTCGGCGGCAACCGCATGTTCTACCTGGCCGTGCCGCCCACGGCCTATGAATCCATCGCCATCAACCTGGCCAACGCCGGGCTGGCCGAGGAAACGAACGGCTACGCCCGCCTGGTCATCGAAAAGCCCTTTGGCCACGATCTGCACACCGCCCAGGTGCTGGAAGAGGCCCTGCACACCCGCTTCTCCGAACACCAGATCTTTCGCATCGACCATTATCTGGCCAAGGAGACGGTGCAAAACATCCTCATGCTGCGCTTTGCCAACGCCATTTTCGAGCCGCTGTGGAACCGGCGCTACGTCGATTACGTGAGCATCCTGGCCGCGGAATCCATCGGCGTCGAACACCGGGCCTCCTATTACGACCATTTTGGCGTCTTGCGCGACATGTTCCAAAACCACATGATGCAGCTCCTGTCCCTTTGCGCCATTGAGCCGCCGTCGCTTTTCGAGGCCGATCTGGTGCGCGATGAAAAAACCAAGGTCTTCCGGGCGCTGCGCCCGTTTAGCCACAACGACCTGACCAACAACTGCGTGCTTGGCCAGTACGCCTCGGGCCTGTGCGGCGACGCCCGGGCCCCGGCCTACCTCGACGAGGCCGGCGTGCCCGGCGACTCCGCCACCCCGACCTTTGCCGCCATGCGGGTCCATCTGGACAACTGGCGCTGGCAGGGCGTGCCCTTCTACCTGATCTCGGGCAAACGGCTGGCCGAAAAACGCACGGAAATCGCCGTGCAGTTCAAGCCCGTGCCCTATTCCATGTTCCGGGAGCTTTTTGGCGACCACATCCAGGCCAACCGGCTGATCCTTCGCATCCAGCCCGACGAGCAGGTCAGCCTGACGTTCCAGGCCAAGGCCCCGGGGCCGATGTGCCTGCGCTCGGTAACCATGAACTTCAATTATTACCAGGGATACCAAGGCCCGGCGCTCACCGCCTACGCCAAGGTGCTGCTCGATTGCATGCTCGGCGACCAGACGCTCTTCTGGCGGCAGGACGGGGTGGAACTGTGCTGGCGCTTCCTCACCCCGCTCCTTGACGCCCCGGCGGCTGACCGCCTCTTTCTCTACAAGTCCGGCACCTGGGGACCGCAGGAGGCCGGAAAGTATCTCACAGCCCATGGTCTGACGTCATGA
- the pgl gene encoding 6-phosphogluconolactonase: MTAVVRRFPDAAALTEAALTLVTVLARAAWAARGRFTLALCGGSTPLPLYAAMAEQGLGVPFEQVLFFFGDERLVPATDPQNTFSAVTAALFAKTAVPAGNIHPMPVDIVPPDLAAAAYEAEMRATFGEPLGAVPRFDLILLGLGPDGHTASLFPDSPALGETTRLVAAVPPPTTAKPAVPRLTFTLPLLNAARHVLFLASAKGKEAALEKALAESPSATVPASLVRPAGDLTWLVATG; the protein is encoded by the coding sequence ATGACCGCCGTGGTGCGCCGCTTCCCCGACGCTGCCGCCCTGACCGAGGCGGCCCTTACCCTGGTCACCGTCCTGGCCCGGGCGGCCTGGGCCGCCCGGGGCCGGTTCACCCTGGCCCTTTGCGGCGGGAGCACGCCCCTGCCGCTCTATGCCGCCATGGCCGAGCAGGGTCTTGGCGTGCCCTTTGAGCAGGTCCTGTTTTTTTTTGGCGACGAACGGCTGGTCCCGGCGACGGACCCGCAAAACACCTTCAGCGCGGTCACGGCAGCGCTTTTTGCCAAAACGGCCGTGCCGGCCGGCAACATCCACCCCATGCCCGTGGACATTGTGCCGCCCGATCTGGCGGCCGCGGCCTACGAGGCCGAGATGCGGGCCACCTTCGGTGAACCGCTTGGGGCCGTGCCCCGCTTTGACCTGATTCTGCTCGGCCTGGGACCGGACGGGCACACGGCCTCGCTTTTTCCGGACAGCCCGGCCCTGGGTGAAACCACCCGGCTGGTGGCGGCCGTACCGCCGCCGACCACGGCCAAGCCGGCGGTGCCGCGCCTGACCTTCACCCTGCCGCTTCTTAACGCCGCCCGCCACGTGCTCTTTCTGGCCTCGGCCAAGGGCAAGGAGGCGGCCCTGGAAAAGGCCCTGGCCGAGTCGCCAAGCGCAACTGTCCCGGCCTCCCTGGTGCGTCCGGCCGGGGACCTGACCTGGCTGGTGGCCACGGGCTGA